A section of the Pristiophorus japonicus isolate sPriJap1 unplaced genomic scaffold, sPriJap1.hap1 HAP1_SCAFFOLD_359, whole genome shotgun sequence genome encodes:
- the LOC139250256 gene encoding mediator of RNA polymerase II transcription subunit 28-like, which produces MAAALSGMFPHPPQNPPPPSGAGPPAPTGPGLAAAPPRPPSTLVDELEASFEACFASLVSQDYVNGTDQEEIRTGVEQCIQKFLDVARQTECFFLQKRLQLAVQKPEQVIKEDVSELKNELQRKEALIQKHLSKLRHWQQVLEDINVQPKKSADLAQGPLAYLEQASANIPAPLKQT; this is translated from the exons ATGGCCGCCGCGCTCTCGGGGATGTTTCCGCACCCGCCGCAGAATCCGCCGCCGCCTTCTGGAGCCGGGCCCCCAGCACCTACCGGGCCCGGCCTCGCCGCAGCCCCGCCTCGACCTCCCAGCACCCTGGTGGACGAACTCGAGGCTTCATTTGAG GCATGCTTTGCATCACTGGTCAGTCAAGACTATGTGAATGGTACTGATCAAGAAGAAATTCGAACAG GTGTAGAGCAATGCATTCAAAAGTTTTTGGATGTTGCCAGACAAACGGAGTGCTTCTTTCTTCAGAAGAGGCTACAGCTTGCTGTTCAAAAACCTGAACAAGTCATAAAAGAG GATGTTTCAGAATTGAAAAATGAGCTACAGAGAAAGGAGGCCTTGATCCAGAAGCACCTAAGTAAGCTGCGCCACTGGCAACAAGTCTTGGAAGATATTAATGTACAGCCCAAAAAATCAGCTGACCTGGCTCAAGGACCGTTGGCCTATCTTGAACAAGCATCTGCAAATATCCCAGCTCCACTAAAGCAAACGTGA